From the Hordeum vulgare subsp. vulgare chromosome 1H, MorexV3_pseudomolecules_assembly, whole genome shotgun sequence genome, the window AGCATCCTTATTGGCTAAACGACTTTCAGAAAAATTACAATAGAAGTTACTTGTTCTGCTTTTAATCTCTTCGATAACGACTGCATGACGCCCCGACTTCCTTTACATATGTCATATTTATTTGACTAGCGcatatttttttcttccgttgcaacgcacgagcttTTTGCTAGTATCTATCTATGGATGGATAAAGTCCGGATAAAACGGACGTGCGTTTGTCGTTGTAGTTTGGCATCGTAGTTGGCCTCAAAAACTGCGCTAGAACTCACCGTAAACCAGGCAAGAGGCCAAGCGCACTGTTTTTTCCACAAGGACAACTCACCGTAAACCAGGCTTGTCTTCAGTGCAAGCAAATGCTGTGGTGCATCCATTTGGATGGtatggatgaggaagaagaagatagacaAGGCAGGGAGACAGGTCAAGTCAGTGCAGGGGTACAGTCAAAGCAAAGCTTGTCCAGTCCAGAGCCACCCATCACCCGCTTTATGCATGCAGATATGACATGATCACTCGCTCGAACTGGTTCAACAAAAATGATCACTTTGAACTAACAGTAGATAATACCAGTACCCCAATTTACTCAAGCTAGCTACTAGGAGTAGTAGATGATGGTAGTAGGAGATGATTGCTTGTCCAAATGGGACAGCCAAGTCCTTTTTCCAACTCCCAAGCGGAGCCGAGTTCTCGATCTCACGCTCATGCTCATGCTGCATGGCATGGACCAGGAATCTGCACCCATATCatatcccaacaacaccacacatCCACGTCCATGTGCACTCTCTACACACACCACTCAAATGCTTTCTTTGCGTGTCCTGCCTCAAAGCTTACCGCTGTCCCCTAGCTTCCTGTACCACGCACGCTACGATGCACACAGTCTCACACTGTCGCACACATGAGACAGAGAATCCCTCTCTTCATCACTTCACTGGCCTTGCAATCCACCACAGTGGCCAATGGGATGAAAATTACAAACCTGGCTAGCAGGAGTACAACTCGTACTACTATCAAAATGATGCAGCACTAGAATAGAATATAGGGGTGGTAAGGTGAAACTTGAAAGCTTGGGAAGATGTGGAACTTTCGTTTGGTTTCACCGATGCGTGCACCATCACCATGCAAGCAagcaaggaaggaaggaagagaggGAGGTTCGCCTCAAAGTCCCCGAGCGAATTCCTCAGCCTTCCCGCCGACATTCTCCAATTCGGAGCCAGTTTTGTAATCCGTACGGCACCCcctcccccaaaaagaaacctaagaGAGAGAAGGTCGTCGATGCCCGAAAGCAGAGGCGGGCGGGGAGTGCGGCAACGGCATCAGAATCCATCCGGTTTCGGGGCAGTTTCGAGATTACTACTACACTGCATGGCATCCGCATCGCCTGCCGGGGCTCCGGCCGGCGCCGGAGGCTGGAGCCTGTTCCCGCCGTTGGAACGCGCTGTTTGCTGGAGTGGCTAGTATGCTCCCGTCAGCCACCGCACGAACCCGTAGAAGGCGCTGCCGTCCTCGGACTCGGCGCGGCGCGACGCTGGCGCGACCCCGCCGTCCATGTCCCACCACCACTCGGCCGTGGCGGCGGCCGTCACGCTCCCGGCGTCGTACCGGCTGCTCCACCGCCCGCTGCTCCAGCGGCTGCTCCACCGGTTGCTCCACCTGCTGCTCGAACGCCCCACCGACCTGAACGACGACGACAGCCCGCGCTCCCCCGCGGCAGCCAGCTGCTGGCTCGGCTCGCCGGTAATTCGTGCCGAGGgaggcggcgccggcgccgggTTGGCGGCGCTGGGCGGCTTGAGGACGAcctggaggtcctcctccacgagGTACTCCGTGTTGGTGCTGGAGTTGGGGAGCGGGTAGGCGCGGGCTCCCTCTGGCGGCGCTGCGGCGAcggccgcggaggaggaggaggaggaggtggagcggcGGCTGCTGACGCTGCCGAGCTCGACGCGGAGGAGCTCGGGGAGCGGCGGGTACGGGAGCGCGATGGAGGCGCGGCAGAGCGGGCACGAGGGGTTGGCGCGGAGCCACGGGTCGACGCAGCCGGAGTGGAAGGCGTGGCGGCACGCCGGCAGGAGGCGGAGCTCGTCGTCGCCGCAGAACACGCACTGGCACACGGCGCAGTCCCTGGACGACCTGGGCAGCGCGGCGAGGGACGACGCGAGCGTGAAGAGCGGCAGCCGCCCGATGAGCCGCTCCCTCTCCGCGGCCGCCTCCTTCCCCtggtcggccgccgccgccgccggggccACCGCGGAGCTGCGGACCGCCACGAGCGGGAGCGGCGGCGCGGAGggccccgaggaggaggaggaggaaggggagcgGCGGCAGAGGCTGCGGATGAAGTAGTGGATGGAGATGGACGCCAGAAGCATCACCACCACGATTACGGCGATGATAAGGATGCTCGGCGATATCCCCGCCATGCTCCCGCGCGCGTCGTCGccactcccacctcctccctcctcaGCCAACCGCGGCACCATCGGCACCACCAACGGCGCCCTCCGCTCCGGCACCGGCGGCGGCGGAACCGATGCCGAAGACATGGATCAATCTCTTATTCTCTCTCTCCTCGCTCTGCTCTGTTCTGCTCTGCTCTCGGGTCGGCTGCTGCGTGGATGCCtcggctgaggaggaggaggaggaggcggcgtgtTGTCCGTGGCTTATAAGTGTGGGTTTGTCAGCACGCGAGAGGCCCATGGCGTCCATGGCTGCTTGTCATTTATACGTGTGCCGGGAGATTGTGCAAGGATACAATCATAATGTGGCCAATTGGTGTTGGATTCTTCCCCTCTTCTAATTAATCTTTTTTTCTGAAGTATCACACACTACTCTACTCTACTCGTGCGATCCTGCCTCGTACGAGTATTATACTCCTACTTTTCTACGATTTGGATTAGTGGGCCTTCAATAGATTTATCCGCCtcccttcatcatcatcattcttgTATCCGCTTAAGAAAAGCTGGAGTCGTTTGGAGGCAAGGAATGGTGGTTGTGGGCTAGCACGTAGCCTTAGGAAAATCTAGGCAAATGTTCATTGTTCATACACACCACAAACGAAAGGTAATGCGATTCAGTGAACGGTTTCTGTGAAGGATGGGATCTGCGAACGTTTTGCAGGAACATGGCAGTTTCTTCAAGTAAACACGGCAAAATTGCCGTCTGTGTTTGAAGACCTTGCTATAAAATTCATATTTATGGCTATCGCTATTGCAGTCCCAAACAAATCATATTTATGGGAGTGAATTACAACTAGTCAGCTAGAAACATTTGAGATTACTCCCAATAGGCTAGATTATTCATTAAAAGCCAGTGATTTTGTAGTTTTGGTGCAATTTACTCTTTGAAATTCTTAGCATATATATTTAGTTCACCAAACTAAATACCTTGAAATATATTGCAGCGAAAATATCATGTTCTCGAGAAAGTGGATTCAGTTCTAGATAGCAAGTAATTTGAGATGTCATGAGAAAAACAGTTGGAGACAGCCAAATACAGAAGGGTAGCATGTATGTACGAAAAATAATTCTTTTGTCCTGTTTAGGCAGCTCAAATGAATCGATCACCTAGAGCAATGAAATGTAGCCAATTGGTGTAGGATTCTTCCCTTTCTAATTAATCTTTTCTTCCAACACTGAAGCATGTATTTTTTTTACGTTTTGGGTTAGTGGGCCtttaataatttgttttgcatgcattgATCATTCTTATATCTACTTAAGAAAAGTTGGAGTCGTTTGTAGGGAAGGAATGATGGTTGTGTGTTTGCACATAGCCTTAGGAAAATGTTGGTAATGTTCTTACACAAACAAATCATATAGATGGACTGAATTACATATTGGTGAGATAAAACATTTGAGAGTGATTGATTTAGTAAGTTGCACCAAAACACACCAGCACTCACTGTATGGTAAtataaaaaaattatgaaaaaacaTTTTCAGGTGATTTTAACACATACATAAAATCTAGGGATAACGAGCAATATTTTTATTTATGCAAAAGGGGTATGCATGTTAATAAAAGAACCCACAACTAGAACAATAAGAGAAGAGGGACCGTGTATTTGATAATGGACTGGTTTTCAATTCGGTATCAATCAATTTTTTGTCCATACAAACTATGACACACATTCTTGTCGTGTTTATTAGTCTGCAATTCGGACTCAATCAAAAATTTGCGCCATACAACTAACGACACAAGCCACCATGAATTAGAAAACACATTTATGGGACTTCAAAACCTCAATTATTACATTATTGTGTGCTGAGATTTACATGTTTCAGAGCTCGTAAAATCAAGTGTAAGGAATGTGTTAATTATTCAAGATAAATATTCACACAACTAACAAGACATAAGTCCAATCTACACAATTATACCTTTTATCATAAACTAGCAAGAAATTTAGAGTAAACATGAGTTTATACTCTCATATTATTAAAACTTACAATCTCATAACACCAACATTACATGTAATATATATCATAAGTCCGCCActtttgaaatgtaaaaatacGAACATACAAATATTCACTGAGTAGAACTGCCAACAAACATAGAGACACAAATGGAAAGGGAAATGCCAAGAGGTCGGGCATTCACAAGTTTAGATGTGTTGTCGTGTGAATCTTGGTTGGTCAAAAGCATGGATTCAATTTTGTGGAACCAAGCAAAAGGACATCAAATATTGGTAAAAAAATACAAATTCTACCACGAGTGAAAGCATTATGTGAAGTCGAACTCTATCCATACCACCAACAACGAGGGGTTGCTCCAAGATAGATGGTCCACCATCCAAGACAGCGTCAACAAGTTTTTCGGAAACCATACACAAGTgattagtgatacgtctccaacgtatctataacttttgatggttccatgctattatcttgtcaactttggatgttttgtatgcattttatatttttttgggactaacctattaactcagtgccaagtgccagttcctgtttttcgtgtgtttttgacctttttcagaggagaatattaaacgaagtccaaacagaataaaacctgcggaatgattttttccataacagaagacacgcaggaaacttgagaaccaaggcagggcacctcggaggaggtcataagccacccaggcccggcctaggggggcgggcctggcaggcttgtgggccccctatggctcccctgccctagttcttccgcctataaattctccaaaaatctaaaaacgccagagagagccacgaaaatacttttccgccgccgcaagcttctgtcttcgcaagatcccacgtggggcacgttctgatgccctgtcggaggggggattcggacacggagggcttctccatcaacaccattgcctctccgatgatgcgtgagtagttcaccacagaccttcgggtccatagcgagtagctagatggcttcttctctcttttggatcttcaatacaaagttctccatgatcttcatgaagatctatccgatgtaatcttattttgcggtgtgtttgtcgagattcgatgaattgtgaatttatgatcagattatctatgaatgtatttgagtttcctctgatctcttatatgcatgatttcgtatccttgtaattctcttcgatttgtgggtttcgtttggccaacttgatctataattcttgcaatgggaaaagtgcttggttttgggttcataccgtgcggtgtcctcacccagtgacagaaggggtagtgaggcacgtatcgagttgttgccatcaagggtaaaaagatggggtttatatctattgcatgaatttacccctctacatcatgtcatcttgcttaaggcgttactccgtttgttatgaactcaatacactagatgcatgctggatagcggtcgatgtgtggagtaatagttgtagatgcagaaagtatcggtctacttgtctcggacgtgatgcctatatgtatgatcattgccttagatatcgccatgactttgcgcggttctatcagttgctcgacagtaattcattcacccaccgtaatatttgttattttgagagaagcctctagtgaacactatggcccccgggtctacttcacatcatattttcagctctacacttttactttgttgcactttccgccttcagatctcacctgacatttaatcgtgaagggattgacaacccctttataccgttgggtgcaagtttgtttgtttttgcgcaggtactgtggagtCTTGCCCTgatactcctagtggattgataccttggttttcaaactgagggaaatacttactgctactgtgctgcatcaccctttcctcttcaagggaaaaaccaacgcaagctcaagaggtagcaattagCTGGAACCAAATTGATATTGGAGTCCAAAGCCATGTAGGTTTTACTTGCTTTACATTACCATCATTTGTCTTTGACTTCAGTTGTTGCATTGTTTTGATTGACTTTTTGTTATACTAGTCGGGGTTGGCGGCGTGTTTGAACAACCAAACTGAGGGTAGGGCATTCACTTTGTTCATTGTTGATTCAAATTGAATGGGAAATCAAAGTGGCAAATTGTCCTTGAAGAGCTCAAAGGCGGCACCAagaacatgaagaaaatgatACTCTCATGAATCTATTGGATTGGATGATAAAGGGAGCAAAGTGGAGGGTCAAACGTACAAGCGACCGTAATAAAAGAGGAACTAGCAGGCGATGGGAAACAAGGGTGAATTTAGGGGTTGCCGTGGGTGCCATGGCACCTCCAACAAAACGTAAAATATTTTACATATTATATTTAACCTTGTTTTTTGATTATTTGTTGGATTTACTATGACCTTTAGGTCCAATCATGCTAATTTTGTGTAATTTATTTAAAACATTTACCTATGCATTGATTTTTGGCATGCCTAGTAATTAGATCCTAGGTCCGCCACTGATGAGAAACAAGTGGGAGAAGGAGAGGGTCGTGAGTGATCACGTCGGAAGCAAAGTGTCCGTCACATGTACATGCATTTTTTCCaccaagaaggaggagaggtacAAGATCTTCTTGGTTGTGCAAAGGGAGATATCGGAGTTCAATCGGAAGAGGGACAAAGATAAGTTGAGCATTGAGAGAGAGACGATTGAcacgaagaagaaaaataaatttgCAAATGGGATCTTGAAAAGGCAGCAATAATTCAAGGATAAGAGCTCAAGAGAGAGAGGTTGAGGCTTGCATGGGACACTGAAGATTGTAGGATCATGTTGCAAGACACTAGCCTTTTGGATGCCGAACGAAAAAGTGGTtcaaaatgaagaaggagaacgaTGAGCGCAATAAAACACTTGATTCGTTCATTCGTGTATCACCTATCTTTGTCTATtgatttttattttctcttgtgtTGGCTTTTGGTTTACTTTGCTTTGATAGATTGTTGAATGTCAGATGAATGCATACTATATAATGGACATGCATGACTTGTATGAATATGTGGCTCACATACGAGGAGTGTGGTTGTCAGGGAAGACAACTAAGGGGTGTATTGGCGCTGCCCATGGATGTTTGGAGCTGCATTTGCTTAGTTtgattgtagatgctcttagcaaGTAATTTCAGGTAACAAAAATAGTTGGAGGTGAGCCAAACATAGAAAAGTAGCATGTTCATATTCTGAACTTTTGCAGTCTTCTCAATGCGTGATGCGTGATGCCCGTGAGAAATTTGATGGTGTTTACCGAAAAAGGATttcaccccattttatattataaagcaaacATTAGTGAATACATCCAAGAGACCGAACAAcgcacacaacacacacacccaAGGCAAGATACAAAGGAATCGCACACCAACACACCACCCCACCGCGAACaatagagaggtgaaccagacacaACGAAGCTAGGCCTCCAAAGCGATGACTCCAAGAAGGGGTACGACCAAGGATAGCCGCCACCGCTCGATCCGCGAAGATCAGGTTTTCACCCGGAGCAAGACAACAAAAGGGGAGCATCGCGACGGAGCCTTCACGAAGGGTACGACGTCAACGGCCGCCGCCACCGTTGGCCAGTCAAAGGACTCGGCAAGTGGTATACCACGACGCTCACACCCCACCATCGCACCCTAACTCCGTCAACCACACGCAACCACGCTCCCCGAGAGGCCATGATTGCTCACCCGCACCTCAAATGCCCGCTCCGCCCGCAAACACCGTGCTTGCTGCCACCAGGGCCGTCGCCCGGCAACCAAAAAACCCCGAGACCTACACAAAGGCCCCGGCTTTGGATCAACCGACGGCCCTCCACAGACAGATCCACCCGCAGATGCTCCGCTGGGAGAATTGCGCAACCCACCCACGGCAGAGGAACGGGGAAGAAAGGGGAGCGGACGAATCCGGACCGGCACCCCCCTTGACGGCGATAGGTGACATGGCCGCATCGAGGCCACCCATCCCTCCAACCAAGCTCCACGCAGAACACGCCACCATGGAGCCGGCATAGCTCTCCGCGAGGCCATCTGCAAACGCTCGCCCGTCGATGAGTGAAACCAAATCGACCCgtcgcctgatgacccacaagtataggggatcaatcgtagtcctttcgataagtaagagtgtcgaacccaacgaggagcagaaggatctgacaagtggttttcagcaaggtaaaatccgcaggcactgaaattgtcggtaacaagtgattgtgtggtgagatgactcgtagcaagcaacaagtaacaaaagtagcaacggtgcagaaaagtggcccaatcccttttgtagcaagggacaagcctggacaaagtcttataggaggaaaaaagctctcgaggacacacgggaatttctgtcatgctagttttcatcatgttcatatgattcgcgttcgttactttgatagttcgataagTGGGTGgattggcgcttgggtactgcccttacttggacaagcataccacttatgattaacccctctcgcaagcatccgcaactacgaaagaagaattaagacaaagtctaatcatagcattaaactagtggatccaaacgcataaactagggtttaagcttctgtgactctagcaacccatcatctacttactacttcccattgccttcctctaggcccaaataatggtgaagtgttatgtagtcaacgtt encodes:
- the LOC123411624 gene encoding E3 ubiquitin-protein ligase ATL4-like, which encodes MSSASVPPPPVPERRAPLVVPMVPRLAEEGGGGSGDDARGSMAGISPSILIIAVIVVVMLLASISIHYFIRSLCRRSPSSSSSSGPSAPPLPLVAVRSSAVAPAAAAADQGKEAAAERERLIGRLPLFTLASSLAALPRSSRDCAVCQCVFCGDDELRLLPACRHAFHSGCVDPWLRANPSCPLCRASIALPYPPLPELLRVELGSVSSRRSTSSSSSSAAVAAAPPEGARAYPLPNSSTNTEYLVEEDLQVVLKPPSAANPAPAPPPSARITGEPSQQLAAAGERGLSSSFRSVGRSSSRWSNRWSSRWSSGRWSSRYDAGSVTAAATAEWWWDMDGGVAPASRRAESEDGSAFYGFVRWLTGAY